A single Bufo bufo chromosome 6, aBufBuf1.1, whole genome shotgun sequence DNA region contains:
- the LOC121005753 gene encoding oocyte zinc finger protein XlCOF7.1-like, producing the protein PFSCSECGKCFTNNSALVTHQRIHRGEKPFSCSECSKRFTQKSYLVVHQRVHTGEKPFSCSECGKCFKQKSVLVVHQRNHTGEKPFSCSECGKCFNNNSYLVTHQRIHTGEKPFSCSECGKCFNDNSYLVVHQRNHTGDKPFSCSECGKSFNRKSYLVVHQRVHTGEKPFSCSECGKCFKQKSVLVVHQRNHTGEKPFSCSECGKCFNNNSYLVTHQRIHTGEKPFSCSECSKRFTLKSYLVVHQRVHTGEKPFSCSECGKCFNQTSILDNHQRVHTGEKPFSCSECGKCFNNNSYLVTHQRIHTGEKPFSCSECGKCFKQKSALVVHQRTHRGEKPFSCSECGKCFKYKQALVTHQRIHTGEKPYPCSECSKCFKQQSALVLHQRVHTGEKPFSCSECGKCFKQKSILDKHQETHREERPFSCSESLSAHGITPHGEQASVMTTVSDAKLNVI; encoded by the exons ccattttcatgttcagaatgtgggaaatgttttaccaatAATTCagctcttgttacacatcagagaattcacagaggagagaagccattttcatgttcagaatgtagtaagcgttttactcagaaatcatatcttgttgtacatcagagagttcacaccggggagaa gccattttcatgttcagaatgtggaaaatgttttaagcagaaatcggttcttgttgtacatcagagaaatcacaccggagagaagccattttcatgttcagaatgtgggaaatgttttaacaataattcatatcttgttacacatcagagaattcacacaggagagaagccattttcatgttcagaatgtgggaaatgttttaacgatAATTCatatcttgttgtacatcagagaaatcacacaggagataagccattttcatgttcagaatgtggtaaaagTTTCAACCGTAAA TCatatcttgttgtacatcagagagttcacaccggggagaagccattttcatgttcagaatgtggaaaatgttttaagcagaaatcggttcttgttgtacatcagagaaatcacaccggagagaagccattttcatgttcagaatgtgggaaatgttttaacaataattcatatcttgttacacatcagagaattcacacaggagagaagccattttcatgttcagaatgtagtaAGCGTTTTACTCTGAAGTCatatcttgttgtacatcagagagttcacaccggggagaagccattttcatgttcagaatgtgggaaatgttttaaccagacATCAATTCTTGATAATC atcagagagttcacaccggagagaagccattttcatgttcagaatgtgggaaatgttttaacaataattcatatcttgttacacatcagagaattcacacaggagagaagccattttcatgttcagaatgtgggaaatgttttaagcagaaatcggctcttgttgtacatcagagaactcacagaggagagaagccattttcatgctcagaatgtgggaaatgttttaagtatAAACAAGCTCTTGTTacgcatcagagaattcacacaggagagaagccatatccatgttcagaatgcAGTAAATGTTTTAAGCAGCAATCGGCTCTTGTTCTccatcagagagttcacacaggggagaagccattttcatgctcagaatgtggaaaatgttttaagcagAAATCAATTCTTGATAAACATCAAGAAACTCACAGAGAAGagaggccattttcatgttcagaat CTCTGTCTGCCCATGGAATAACTCCacatggggaacaggcatctgTAATGACTACTGTTTCTGATGCTAAACTTAATGTCATCTAA